A stretch of DNA from Arthrobacter globiformis:
CATCAGGGTAAGCCCGCCGTGTACGTGCTGACCAACACCCGCAGCCTCGACCCGGAAGAAGCAGCCGCCCGCAACGAAGAGGTGGTTCGCAACGCCCTGGCCGCTGCCCGCGACGGCGAGGGAGAGGTCCGGCTCGGCTTTGTGAGCCGCAGCGACTCGACCCTCCGCGGCCACTTCCCCCTGGAGCCGGACGTCATCGCCGCTACGGTGGCGGCCGAAAGCGGAGAGGCCACCGACGGCGTCGTGATGGTTCCCGCATTTCCCGACGCCGGCCGCATCACCATTGGCGGTGTCCACTACACGCGCGGGCCGGAGACCGGCCAGCTGACCCCCGTTGCCGAGACCGAATTCGCCAAGGATGCCACCTTCGGCTTCGCCAATTCCGAGATGGCCAAGTACGTCGAAGAGAAGTCGCAGGGGCGGTTTGCCGCAGACTCCGTGATCGTGCTGGACCTGAACATTATCCGCGCCGGTTCCGCCACCGGGCAGGCTGAGGTGTCGGCCAAGGCAATTGCTGACGCCATCGAGCCGGCCACGCAGTCCACGCCCATCGTGGTGGACATCGTCACGGAAAACGACATGCGCGCCCTGGCCCTCGGGCTGGAAGAGGCCGAGCGCCGCGGCAAGAAGCTGCTCTACCGGGTTGGCCCGCCGTTCATGCGCGCACGGATCGGCCAGGACATCCGGACCGAGCTCAGCGGCGAGGAAGCCTACGCGGGCAACACCCCGTCCGAAGCCGGCGGCCTGATCGTGGTCGGCTCGCATGTGGGCGTGACCACCAGGCAGCTCAAGGTGCTCACCGACCGGCACAGCAGTGCGCGCATTGTGGAGATCGACGTCGAAAAGCTCCTGGGCGAGGATGCGCCCGCCTACCTCGACCGGACGGTGGATGACGTGGTGGAGGCACTGCGCAGCGGCGACGTCATCGTCCACACCAGCCGCCTGCTCATCAAGACCGATGACCCGGCCGAAAGCCTGCGGATCGCGCGCACCGTGTCCGCCGCCGTCGTCGCCGTAGTGAACCGGACGCTGAAGACTTTCCCGCCGCGGTTCGTCATCGCCAAGGGCGGCATCACCTCCTCGGATGTTGCCGCGCACGGGCTGGAGATCCGGCACGCGATCGTCCGCGGGCCCATGCTGCCCGGCATCGTGAGCCTGTGGGAGCCGGTAGACGGCCCGGCCAAGGGGATCCCGTACATCGTTTTTGCCGGCAACGTCGGTGACGACGAGTCGCTCGCCCAGGTCACCAGCAAGCTCAGCAACACCTTCTAAGCAATTCAACGGAGAACTCACCATGACCTCGAATTACAAAGTCACCGTCCTCGGCCTGGGGGCCATGGGCCTGCCCATGGCCACCCGCCTCGCCAGCCAGCTGACCGTCCACGGATTCGACATCGCCGAACCGCGCCTGCGCCTCGCCGAAGAAGCCGGCGTGAAGACCTTCGCTTCAGCGCGGGACGCCGCCCAGGACACTGACGCCCTCCTGCTCGCCGTGCGCAACAGCGAACAGCTCGACGATGTTCTGTTCGGCGGGAACGGCGTGGCCTCGGTACTGAAGCCGGGCGCCGTCGTCATCCTGACCAGCACCGTGGGCACCGAGGCGATTCCGTCCACCGTCGCGCGCCTGGCCGAGTTCGGCGTCGGGCTCGTGGACGCCCCGCTGTCCGGCGGCCCGAAGCGTGCAGGCGAGGGCGACCTGCTGATCGTCGTCGGAGCCGAACCCACGGCGCTGGAATCTGCGCGTCCGGTCCTTGAGCTGCTCGCATCGACGCTGACCGTCGTGGGCGACAAACCCGGTGACGGCCAGGCGCTGAAGACAGTCAACCAGTTGCTGTGCGGTATCCACATCGCGGCCGCCGCTGAGGCAATGGCGCTGGCCGACGCGCTGGGCCTGGACCAGGCGAAGACCCTGGCCGCGCTGGAGGCGGGAGCGGCGGGCTCGTTCATGCTGTCCAACCGCGGACCGCGCATCCTGGAGGCCTACACGGAGGAGGGCGCCGAGGTGCTCAGCCGCCTGGACATCTTCGTCAAGGACATGGGCATCGTGGGCAAGGCCACGCGCAGTGCTGGCCTGGCGACCCCCGTTGCCGCCGCCGCCGAGCAGCTGTACCTGCTGGGCCAGGCCCACGGGCTGGCCGCCGCTGACGACTCCGCCGTCATCAAGGTTGTTGCCCCCACCAAGCGCACCGTCGGGGAAGGCTGATGCGGGCACAACTCGACGAGCTGGTGGTATCCGCCCTCAAACGGGGGTCGGCCGTGCCGGCGTTCACCTGCTACGACTTCACCACGGCCCTCGCGGTGGTGAGCGCCGCGGAGGAAGCAAAGCGCGGCGTCATCCTGCTGGTGGCACCCAAAACCGCCGCAACAGCCAACGGGCTCCGGCTCATCGCCGCGCTCCGGGGCCTGGCCGATGATGCGTCCGTGCCGGTTGCCGTGCAGCTCGACCACGCGACAGACCTTGACGTCATTTCCGCCGGCGTCGCCGCGGGGGCCGACTCCGTCCTGGCGGACGGTTCGGCGCTGCCGTACGAGGACAACATTGCCTTGGTGTGCGCAGTGCGTTCCGCGCTCGAAGCCCAAGGGCATGCCGGCGTGGTCCTGGAGGCTGAACTCGGCGGCCTGGCCGGCGACGAGGACAAGGCCTTCGGCGCGGAGGGCGACGGGGCGGGCAACGAGGTTGCCGGGCTCACCGACTCCGCCCAGGTGGAGGACTTCGTGGCACGGACGGGCGCGCAGCTGCTCGCGGTGGCGGTGGGCAACGTCCATGGGAAGTACAAGGGCGAGCCGCGGCTGCGCTGGGACGTCCTGCAGGACATTGCCGTGCGCACGCACATCCCGCTGGTGCTTCATGGCGCCTCGGGCATTCCGGCGGACGAGCTGGCCAAGGCGCCCGCCATGAACGTGGGCAAGGTCAACTTCAACACCGAACTCCGCACCGGCGTCCTCGCCACGCTCGAGCAACAGCTTCCCGCGCACCGGGCAGACGGCGAAAACCTGCAGGGACTCTTGAGCCGGTGGAACGCCGCCGCGAAGGATTTCGGCACGAGCACGCTGGCAATCCTCAGCCGCTGACTGGAGTTTTTGTACACGCATCGCGGGTTCGGGGGCCTTTAGGGGCCAATAAGTGGACAAAGACTCGAGGCCGCCACTTGTGGGGCAAGTTGGCGCACAATGGAAACTACAACGACGTAAGCGAGTTCCAGTGGGGCGCCATGAAGAATTCCACGGAGCCGGCGGCAGGAAAGGACATGGCCGGGACCGCCCGCGACCTGGCCATCGATCTCGCGCGCTTCGTCTGCCTGGCCCTTGTGGTGGTGGGGCACTGCATGATGACCAGCCCGGTACTGCATCCCGACGGCACCGTCACCACCGAAAACACCCTGGCCGAGCAGGACTGGTTCGAGCCGGTCATCTGGGTCTTCATGGTGATGCCGCTGTTCTTTGTGGCCGGGGGCATCACCGGGATTCAGTCCTGGCGGCGTATGCAGGCACGCGGCGGTAGCGGCCTTGAGTTCATCCAGTCCCGGCTGCTGCGCCTGGTCCGGCCGGCGGCGGCCCTGCTGGCGGTGATGTTCGTTGGCCTGTGGGGTGCGCTGCTGGCCGGTGTGGATCCGCAGGTGGTGCAGCTGCTGGCCAGCGGGGCCGGGATGCCGCTGTGGTTCCTCGCGGCCTATCTGGCGGCCCAGCTGAACATTCCGCTCCTGGTACGGCTGCACCGGCGTGCCCCGTGGCTGACGCTTCTGGGGCTGGTGGCGCTCGTGGTGACGGTGGACTGCTTCCGCGGCGCTTTCCCGACGTTCGCTTACATCAACATGGTGTTCGTCTGGTGCGCCGTGCAGCAACTCGGGTTCTTCATGGCCGACGGCTGGCTGGACCGGTGGAGGGGCTCCCAGCTGGTGGGGCTGATCGCCGCCTGCAACCTGGTGATGGTTGTCCTGGTGGTGCTGGGCCTGTACCGGGACAACATGCTGGTGAACCTGAATCCGCCCAACCTCAGCCTGGTCCTGCTGGGCGTCTCGCAGGCGGCGGTGCTGCAGCTCACCCGGCCCTTGCTGAACGCACTCGCCGCCGTGCGCTGGATCGGTGCAGTGGTGGCTGTTGCAGGCCGCCACGCGATGACGGTCTACCTGTGGCACCTGCCGCTGCTGGCCGCCATGACCGGGCTGCTCCTGCTGACCGACTTTCCCCAACCCGCCTCGGGCACGGCTGAATGGTGGTGGTCGCGTCCACTCGTTTTCCTCGGCGTGGTCCTCCTCCTGCTGCCCGCGGTTCTCCTGTTCGGGCGGCTTGAGGAACGGCCGACGCCGGCCATGCACTCACGCGGCCGGGCACCGGCCGCCGTGGTGACCGCCGTCGTCGTCGTTGTTGTCCCGGTGGCCGACGCCGCCGTCAACGGCCTGACGCTGGGACTCCTTGGCGGCGGTGCCGCCTGCTTTGCGATGGCTGTGCTGCTGCTGGGGCGCGTTCCCGCCCGCGGCACTCGACCATTGCCAGCACAGCCATTAAGTGCCAATGTCGAACCATGACGGAGAACACGGCAGCCACCGAGGACCATTTCACCCCGGACGTCACCACGTTCCGGAACGATGCGCTCCACCGCTACGAACTGCACGTGGGGGGAAAGCTGGCGGTGGAAGTCAGGTTCGAAGACAAGCCTGGGCACGTGGATTTCATCCACACCCAGACGTCCGAGCAGTTCCAGGGCCACGGCCTGGCCAAGGTGCTCATCCACTTTGCCCTCGACGATGTTGTGGCATCGGGTAAACGGATCATTCCGCATTGCCCCTTTACCGCCCGCTACCTGCGCAAACACGAGGTGTACACGCAGTGCATCGACTGGCCTGAGGCGGCCGCGCCCAAGCTTCTCGGCACCTGACGGGCGCCCAAGCCGGCACCGTCCCCGCGGCACTTGTGAGCCGCGATACTTGTGGGCCGCGGGACATTTCCGTACGATCGGGCAAGGCTATGCAGTTGGCCTTTGGACTCTCTTTCTGGGGATCTTTTTGAATCACAACTGCGTGGTGCCGGTGCGGGTCGAGTACTCCCGGCACGTCTCTTCCGGCCTCCGCGTGCCCGCCTGCCTGGTCCCGGCGGGGGCAGGGCGATGACTGATGAAATCTTGACTGACCCGGCGCTGAGCGACCGTGCCATGACAGGCGACCGTGCGATGGCAGACGAAGAACTGCGCCGTCACCTGGAGGGATGCCTGGACGAGGCCGTGGACCCGGCTGCAACCCTGGCTGCGGTGCCGGACGCGGAGCTGGCCCGGCTCGCGGACGGGCTGTACCGGCATTTGGACACGCCCAGCCCTGCCTTCGGCGCCCGGTTCTGGTACGTCCAGGTCACCGAGGAACTCAGGCGGCGCCGCCTTCGCCCGTCCCGCCCGGGCGCCGCTCCGGTGGACCCGGTGGCAAGCGAGGCCCCCGCCGGGTAGGTGCATTCGCGCTGGGTGGGGATTACGACGGCGGGGGCTGCTTGGCGCGGTTGCGTTGCCATTGCGCTGCGTGCCAGAAGAGCAGGCCGAGGAATCCAGCGAGGCCGGCGAAAAGCATCTGTGGCGCGAACGTGATCCACATGTAGCTCACGGGCATGACCTGTGACTGGGTGCCTGAGTTCAGTGACTCCTGCGCGAGCGTGAAGACTCCGAAGGGTGACACCAGCAGGATCGCCTCGATCACCCACAGCGCAACGATGAATGGGTTCACGGACAGGCGGCTCCGTTGCGTTGCGGGCTGCCCGGCGCCGGGCCCGTATCCGGTGGGATTTCCCTGCGAATCTACTTCCCGAAAATTTATCGGATCCTGCTCGTAGCCGGACATGTCCCCCTGCTTCCTGCTGCGGTCGACGCCTCGTGCAGAAACTCTACTCCGCCCGTCCCGCCGTGTCCCGGCTGGGCCTCCCGTCCTGACCAGGGCGGGCATTATGTGCGTTTCGGCTGTGCGGCGAAAGTCAATGAACCCGGATAACGGTGAAAAAACCTTGAATCTGCGCGAATTTGGGAAATACATCACACAAGTTTGACTAAAAGGCTCACCTAAGTAAGGCTTACCTTGCTTGGCGCCTGTTGCTGGTGCCTGGTGCATATCACGCCGAAAAAAGGATGATCTATGACGCTGCTGCCCGATGTGGAGGAACCACGCGCGGACTTCGATGCCGGAACTGGCCCTCATGCCCAAAACACGTCTGCCCAAGGCACTTCCCGCCTGGACTTCGGCTCCGGCGTGGAACTCGCGCTCGCGGCCAGCAACCAGCTGTTCAACGCCCGGAATGCGCCGCGCTACGTGGCCCAGGTGCTGCAGGGCGTCAACGCCGTGGCCACCAAACTCGAGCGCACCTCGCAGCCGTTCACCGGCGTCGGCCCGGCCGAGATGAAGCGCCGCGTCGAGGCAGTGGACCTGGAGCGGCCGCTGCCGGACACGGCGGCAGCCCTCGAGGAGCTGCAGCACACCTACCTGCGCGACGCCGTGTACTTCCATGACGCAAAGTACGCCGCCCACCTGAACTGCCCCGTGGTCATTCCCGCCCTCGTGGGCGAGGCAGTGCTTTCGGCCGTGAATTCGTCGATGGACACGTGGGACCAGAGCGCAGGCGCCACCATGATCGAGCGCCGCCTCATCGACTGGACCGCCGAGCGGCTCGGCCTGGGAAGCACGGCCGACGGCGTGTTCACGTCCGGCGGCAGCCAGTCCAACCTGCAGGCGCTGCTCATTGCCCGGAACCACGCGGTGGCCCGGCTGCGGCAGGATCCGGCCAACGAGGGGCTGCGCCTCCCGCTGCTGCTGGAGAAGCTGCGGATCTTCACCTCGGTGGACAGCCACTTCAGCATCCAGAAATCGGCGTCCATGCTGGGACTGGGCTTCGATGCTGTCGTGTCCGTTGCCTGTGCGGCCGACCACCGCATGGATCCGGCCGCGTTGGCCAACGCCCTGGCCACGGCCCACAACGACGGCCTGGTTCCGATGGCCGTTGTGGGTACGGCCGGGACCACGGACTTCGGCGCCGTGGATC
This window harbors:
- a CDS encoding NAD(P)-dependent oxidoreductase yields the protein MTSNYKVTVLGLGAMGLPMATRLASQLTVHGFDIAEPRLRLAEEAGVKTFASARDAAQDTDALLLAVRNSEQLDDVLFGGNGVASVLKPGAVVILTSTVGTEAIPSTVARLAEFGVGLVDAPLSGGPKRAGEGDLLIVVGAEPTALESARPVLELLASTLTVVGDKPGDGQALKTVNQLLCGIHIAAAAEAMALADALGLDQAKTLAALEAGAAGSFMLSNRGPRILEAYTEEGAEVLSRLDIFVKDMGIVGKATRSAGLATPVAAAAEQLYLLGQAHGLAAADDSAVIKVVAPTKRTVGEG
- a CDS encoding pyridoxal phosphate-dependent decarboxylase family protein → MTLLPDVEEPRADFDAGTGPHAQNTSAQGTSRLDFGSGVELALAASNQLFNARNAPRYVAQVLQGVNAVATKLERTSQPFTGVGPAEMKRRVEAVDLERPLPDTAAALEELQHTYLRDAVYFHDAKYAAHLNCPVVIPALVGEAVLSAVNSSMDTWDQSAGATMIERRLIDWTAERLGLGSTADGVFTSGGSQSNLQALLIARNHAVARLRQDPANEGLRLPLLLEKLRIFTSVDSHFSIQKSASMLGLGFDAVVSVACAADHRMDPAALANALATAHNDGLVPMAVVGTAGTTDFGAVDPLAELAVLAGAYGAWFHVDAAYGGGLMVSNRHRHLLEGIRLADSVTVDFHKTFFQPVSSSALLVREGAMLRHVTYYADYLNPETAARAEIPNQVDKSIQTTRRFDALKLWLTLRIMGADAVGALLDEAIDLAARVGSVLATDDDFELAAEPQLSTLVFRYRPLTADGTRLSEDAADELNPAIRSAVFASGQAVVAGTKVAGRHYLKFTLLNAEATLEDIGEIIALLRSAGESLLAGSTARAEAHA
- a CDS encoding class II fructose-bisphosphate aldolase encodes the protein MRAQLDELVVSALKRGSAVPAFTCYDFTTALAVVSAAEEAKRGVILLVAPKTAATANGLRLIAALRGLADDASVPVAVQLDHATDLDVISAGVAAGADSVLADGSALPYEDNIALVCAVRSALEAQGHAGVVLEAELGGLAGDEDKAFGAEGDGAGNEVAGLTDSAQVEDFVARTGAQLLAVAVGNVHGKYKGEPRLRWDVLQDIAVRTHIPLVLHGASGIPADELAKAPAMNVGKVNFNTELRTGVLATLEQQLPAHRADGENLQGLLSRWNAAAKDFGTSTLAILSR
- a CDS encoding four-carbon acid sugar kinase family protein, whose translation is MPLESDVLAAFPAELQIPARQVADAVAATAATTPRVLVVLDDDPTGTQSVADLPVLTRWEVEDFQWALHQGKPAVYVLTNTRSLDPEEAAARNEEVVRNALAAARDGEGEVRLGFVSRSDSTLRGHFPLEPDVIAATVAAESGEATDGVVMVPAFPDAGRITIGGVHYTRGPETGQLTPVAETEFAKDATFGFANSEMAKYVEEKSQGRFAADSVIVLDLNIIRAGSATGQAEVSAKAIADAIEPATQSTPIVVDIVTENDMRALALGLEEAERRGKKLLYRVGPPFMRARIGQDIRTELSGEEAYAGNTPSEAGGLIVVGSHVGVTTRQLKVLTDRHSSARIVEIDVEKLLGEDAPAYLDRTVDDVVEALRSGDVIVHTSRLLIKTDDPAESLRIARTVSAAVVAVVNRTLKTFPPRFVIAKGGITSSDVAAHGLEIRHAIVRGPMLPGIVSLWEPVDGPAKGIPYIVFAGNVGDDESLAQVTSKLSNTF
- a CDS encoding acyltransferase family protein yields the protein MKNSTEPAAGKDMAGTARDLAIDLARFVCLALVVVGHCMMTSPVLHPDGTVTTENTLAEQDWFEPVIWVFMVMPLFFVAGGITGIQSWRRMQARGGSGLEFIQSRLLRLVRPAAALLAVMFVGLWGALLAGVDPQVVQLLASGAGMPLWFLAAYLAAQLNIPLLVRLHRRAPWLTLLGLVALVVTVDCFRGAFPTFAYINMVFVWCAVQQLGFFMADGWLDRWRGSQLVGLIAACNLVMVVLVVLGLYRDNMLVNLNPPNLSLVLLGVSQAAVLQLTRPLLNALAAVRWIGAVVAVAGRHAMTVYLWHLPLLAAMTGLLLLTDFPQPASGTAEWWWSRPLVFLGVVLLLLPAVLLFGRLEERPTPAMHSRGRAPAAVVTAVVVVVVPVADAAVNGLTLGLLGGGAACFAMAVLLLGRVPARGTRPLPAQPLSANVEP
- a CDS encoding GNAT family N-acetyltransferase, whose amino-acid sequence is MTENTAATEDHFTPDVTTFRNDALHRYELHVGGKLAVEVRFEDKPGHVDFIHTQTSEQFQGHGLAKVLIHFALDDVVASGKRIIPHCPFTARYLRKHEVYTQCIDWPEAAAPKLLGT